The DNA window TTTTCAAAAACTGCGCGCCTTTAATTTCATTGCCCGGTGGATTGGTGGTGTCGACTTGAATGTAACGGCTGAGCATCGTCACCGCTTCGGCTTCGAGACCCTTCCAGTCGAACTTACTCTCCGCTGCATATGCCGGCAGTGTTGGCAATAACGCGAGCAACGTTGCCAGCATCACTAGATATCGCCCGGCTTTAAATTGACGAACTCTGAATCCTTTGACGGAAAATCGACTCCTCAGTTCGTCATACCGGCGAAGGCCGGTATCCAGGTTTTCGTCGGCCTTGCTGAGAAAGCGAAGATGGATGCCGGCCTGCACCGGCATGACGGAATATCTCGTCGCCGGAAGCCTGCCTCGATCGACGGCCCTGGGCCGAGAAGTTTCAAAGCCCCGCAACATTAATCGTTTCATTCCCAAGTCTCCTTTAACTGGCGAGAAATACTCTTGCCGCCGCGACGATTTCAATTGTCTCACGCGACTCGAACCAGCGAATCTCTTTGTCGCTACCGAACCAAGTGAGTTGACGCTTGGCCAGGCGGCGGGTTTCTTGCTTCATCTCTTCAACCGCGGCGTCCAACTCTTGTTCTCCATTCAGGACTTGACCCATTTGTTTGTAACCGACGCTGCACAGCGGTTTCAGCGTCAAGCTGTAACCCCGCGCCACGACGCTGCGCACTTCGTCCAACAATCCCGCTTCAACCATCCGTTCGCTGCGCCGGTTGATGCGATCGTATAGCTCAGCGCGCTCGCGCCGCAAACCGATTTTCAAAACCTCGAAGGGCTTTTCTTGAAACGCATGATCCTTCTGCCATTGGCTGAGCGGCTTGCCGGTCAGTTGAAATACTTCCAAGGCGCGAATCAAACGTTGCCGGTCATTGGCATGGATCGCCGCCGCTGCGTCGGCATCGACTCGCGATAATTGAAGATGCAGCGCGGCCAACCCTTCGCTGTCGATTTGCGCTTCCAAAACCTGGCGAATCTGCGGGTCCTGGCCTGGACCTTCGAATAGACCTTGGGTCAGAGCCTTGAGATAGAGCCCGGTGCCGCCGCAGACCATGACGGATTTTTTTCGACCATGAATTTGTTCAATGCTTTGCATCGCTCGGCGGCGAAATAGCGCAGCATTGAACTCGTCATCGGGATTAACGATGTCGATCAAGTGGTGAGCAACTCGTTGGCGGTCCAGCTCCGAAGGCTTGCCCGTACCGATATCGAGATAGCGATAAATCTGTTGCGAGTCGGCGTTGACGATCTCGGCGTCGATGGCCAGCGCCAATTCCAGCGCCAGTTCGCTCTTGCCCACCGCCGTCGGGCCGAGAATGATGATTAGCTTAGGCTTCAATTAAGTGCCACCTAATTGCACCAGATCTCGCGCCAAGCCATGAAACTATCACACCACGCGCTTGAACATGCGCTCCAGCTCGTCGCGGCTAAATTCCAGCAGCACGGGACGGCCGTGCGGACATTGAGTGGCGAAGGGAATCTGATCAAGCTCGCGCAGGAGCGCGCGCATCTCG is part of the Deltaproteobacteria bacterium genome and encodes:
- the miaA gene encoding tRNA (adenosine(37)-N6)-dimethylallyltransferase MiaA, whose protein sequence is MKPKLIIILGPTAVGKSELALELALAIDAEIVNADSQQIYRYLDIGTGKPSELDRQRVAHHLIDIVNPDDEFNAALFRRRAMQSIEQIHGRKKSVMVCGGTGLYLKALTQGLFEGPGQDPQIRQVLEAQIDSEGLAALHLQLSRVDADAAAAIHANDRQRLIRALEVFQLTGKPLSQWQKDHAFQEKPFEVLKIGLRRERAELYDRINRRSERMVEAGLLDEVRSVVARGYSLTLKPLCSVGYKQMGQVLNGEQELDAAVEEMKQETRRLAKRQLTWFGSDKEIRWFESRETIEIVAAARVFLAS